Genomic window ([Eubacterium] hominis):
AATCATCCAAAGTGTTTTTAAGTGTTGTTTTTCCATTTACTTTTGTTTCAATAATCAAACCTATACTATTATAAATATTTATTGTTTCTTTTCTAGGTTCAGTTACTTTTACAACATTACCTAATAGATCATATTCTGTTTCCTTAATATTTCCATTTGGATCTGTTTCTTTGACAGCATTCCCATAGATATCATATTCATAAACTGTAGTGTATCCATTTTGATTTTTTATTTTGTTAGGAAGATTATCATTACCATAAGTAATTTTAATTGTTTTACCTAACTTATCAGTAATTTCATCTTGAAGAAGTTTATCATTATAATGATACTTTATTGAGAATCCACGTTCATCAACTTCTTCAATAACTTGGCCAAATGCATTATATTTAATTTGCTTAGATTGCCCATCTGCATTAATAACCTTGATCACATTTCCATGAACATCATATTCTGTTTTCGTAGTTTGACCATTCGCATTGATTACACTCACTTTTTGATTATTTGCATCATACTCATTTTTTGTTTCATTACCCATGAAATCTATAGAAAGTATCAAATTTTCATTTGCATCATATGTGAATTTCTGTTTTGCATCATAGAATGAATTACTCGTTTCAATCACATTACCGTTTGCGTCATATTTATTGGTAATTATCACATCTCTTGCATCTTTTGAAGTGATTCGGTTATTATTTAAGTCATAAGAATAGGTTGTTATATTTCCAAATTTGTCACTTTCTGTAATTAGATTACCATATGCATCAAAAGAATATTTTTCAGTTTCATTACTGAAATTCTTCACTTCTATTACATTGCTATTTATATCATAAATTTGGGTTTCTGTTCTTCCATATGCATCTATGGTCTTAATCATACGATTATATTCATCATATTCATAAGATATTTTCTTACCACCACTATCTTTCTGTTCTAAGATATTATCAAAACTATCATAAGTATATTCAGTAGTTAATGTAGTTATATTATTAATTTCTTTTATTTTTCTGCCATAATCATCATATTCGTAAGTATATTGCTCAGATGGCTTTTCAATCTTAACTAATTGACCATACTGATTATAAGTATTTTTTTCAATAGAAATATTGTTGATTTTTGTGTCAATAAGATTATTGTATTTATCATAAATAAACGTAGTAACAATTCCATCTGCTGTTGTAGTAGAAGTTCTTTTTCCATTTTTATTTTTATAGGTAGTAGCATAACCGTTCTTATCCACATCTTTAATTAATAATCCATTAATATCATAAATGTGTTTCTCACTATTACCTTTGGCATCTATAACTTCTATTTCATTTCCTAATCCATTAAAAATATGTACTGTCTTATTACCTAGTGGATCTATTTCCTGAGTTATGCGGTTCATAGAATCATAAGTAAATGATGTAATATTACCAAGTGCATCTTTTGATGTCAGTTGATTTCCGTAAACATCATATGTATATTCATTTACTCTTTCATCATCTACTGTCTTTATAAGAACTTGATTATTATCATCATAAGTGTAAACTGTGACAATACCTGTTTCACTTGTTTCCTTGCTAATTCTTCCAAACGTATCATATTCCGTTATTTTTACCCTGCCATATTGATCTGTTGCTTTCACTACTTTGTCGGCTACATATTCTTTTGTTTCTTGTTTTCCGTTAGGTAACGTTTTTTCTACTTCTTGTCCAAATTTATCATACTTATATGTTGTTACATTACCTAATTTATCTTCATTTTTGACCAGTAAACCATTCTCGTATGTATTTTTATTGATTTTTCCAAAGACATCTGTTTCTGTTAGTACATTGCCTAATGCATCATAAGTATAAACAGTTTTATTTCCGTAAATATCTGTTTCTTCAATCTTATTTCCTGCACTGTCATAGAGATACTTATGATAACTTCCATCAAAGTTCTTTTCTTCTATTATCCTGTTCTTACCATTATAAATTTTTGTAGCAGTCATATCGCCTTTTTGAGCTACAGTCTGATTTCCATTCTTATCATATGTATAAGTTGTCTTACCGCCTATTTTATCAATAAATTCAGTCATATGACCTTCATTATCATAAAGGTATTTCTCAGTTAGTCCATCAACATCAGTTTTTTCTAACACATTGCCTTGTTTATCATATACATAAGAGATACTTCTACCTTGATTATCATCCATATGGATCATTCTTCCCATGGCATCATAGGTATAGGTGATAATTAAACCTGTACTATGGGTTTCAACAGATACTTGATTATCCGAATATTCATATGTTTTCCAAGCTCCAGTTTCAGTAATTTCTTTAATTACATGATTTTTTTCATCATATGTATAAGTGATTGATGTTCCATCACCATTCTTCACATGAATCAGATTACTCTTTTGATCATATTGATAAGAACTTGTTCTTCCATATTTATCAGTTTTACTTATCATTCTATTTTCAGAATCATAGGTATAACTTTCTGTAGTGCCATCAAAATCTGTTTTCTTTATTAAATTTTTATTTTTGTCATAAGTAAAGTATGCAGTTTGCCCTAAAGCATTTGTTTCACTTGCTATCATACCATTCTCATAAGTATAAGACTTGCCAATTCCATCTGAATTAACAATACCAATAATTCTGTGTTCACTATCGAAAGTATAAGTTTCGCTAGTACCATCTGCATAGGTATATGTGTTTTTATTTGCACCATAAACAAATGAAGTTTCATTTCCGTTTCCATCAATTTGTTTGATTACCCTATCCTTGTCATCATATGTGTTGATAGCAGATTCGTTACCATTCTTGTCAATGATACTTGTCATTCTGCCTTTCTTATCATAATTATATTTTTCATTCAATCCTTTTGTATCAGTATATTCAATCAACCTTCTATGGGAATCATATACATACTGAACATTAGTGCCATCAGGTAAGGATATGGTTTTAACTAAATTCATTTTTGGATAATACTCAAATGCAATTTCCTTTTCTCCAAGCATTATGCTTTTTATTTTCCCATATTCATCGTAATTATAGAGAACCTTATATCCGTCTAACGTTTTTCTTTGCTGTAAAATACCATACTCATTAAAATATAACGTGTCTTTAGTTTCACTGTTGAATATTTCAATTCCATTATCTGTTTCTTTTACTGAATAAAAATCATCACTCTTATATCCGTCTTTTGATTTAACGAACTGAAATATCTTACCATCTCCTGCAAAATACAAGATATTATCATCTTTTGTATAAGAAACATACTGTTCCATATTAGAACTGAAACCGTTGCCGAATATTGAACTAGTTTTTTCTCCATAAGAGTTAAAAGTTCTTGTTATATTCAATTCTTCGAAATCTTGAACTGTTGCATCGATGCTTTGATGATAAAAATTTCCTGTCGTGGTATTGATTGGATCTCCCACTGTACATCCATAAGGACATTCAGGGCCACGATATTTATATTCAGATGTATATTCTTTAATTTTAACAGGAGGGGTAAATAATTCATCACTCAAGATTGGATTCTCATGAGGATAACGAATAAACAAAACATCTCCTTCTTTTATCTTCTTTTCGCTAGTATTATTATCTTTTAATATATCTTCAATAGAAACACCATAATGTGTAGATATTGTCTGCAGATTATCCCCTAGTTTTACTTCATAAAACAAGAAAGAGTCAGTTATCAGTTCTTTACTTTTTTCAGAATCCTTTGTTACATATACATGAAAATTATACAAAGTATCTTTTTTAGGAAAGAATGCATTTTCAAAATAATCAGATGTATAGTTGGCTTTATCATTTTCGTATTGCTGTACATCTTTCAATGGTTTAACTACAAAAATAGGATCAAGATAATATGCATCTGATTTTGTTTTTGATGAATTAACTTTCTTTTCTTTATCGTTCCCCTGCTGTTCATAGAGATCGAAGTTCACATCAGAATAAGGTTTAGCGCGGCCATCAATACTTATACCCATAAAGTTATTGAATCCTTTAGTATAAAATCTAAAATATTCTTCTAGATTATCTATGTCAGTATCAGGATCCACATCATAATCATCTCTGTATTCTACACGAACTCTAGGTCGATAACCAGTGGACTCGCTATGGAATGACAACAAATATTTGCTATCACTTTCATCTGCTGCGCGAAGCATAATAGAAGTTGCTGTACCTTTATACATTTTATTTGCTGCTTCTGTAATATCAAACATTTTATATGAAGTGCCTTTTAGATTTGTATTTGAAGATATCTTAGTTATATTTGTAGGTTGATTATTCCAATTCACATGATTTGTATCAACTTTTGTATTTGTATCATATACATCGATCTGATTGACTTCAAGATCACCATAATCAGAGAATTTATCCAATGTTAAATATGCATTTGTTATTATTTTATGATCTCCTATTTCAGGTATTGGAAATGTAAAAAACGCCCTAGCAATCGCAATAATTGAAGGATCTCCTAAGCCTGAAACCACACCGTCTTTATCGTATCCCACAAGAAGATGTTCATACATGCTTGTGATATTTGGTGAACCTGAACGTATATAGGATGAGTCAACCATCTGCTCTTTACTATCTTCAACCGAAGATAATAAACTGACAGGATAAGCTCTTTCCTTATCGTTCATAAATTCTTGATCAGCTGTGTATGTTACCAGATAGTCCCCATCTCCTTTATTTTCTAAATTAACAGAAACTTTCATAGATACATTACCAGAATTATCTTTAAGCACTGGAGCTTTTATAGTATAGTCCTTATTGCCCTCCGCATTTGTAAATCGAATGCTTTCCTCCTGCTTTTCTACATTCAAATCGGTATGTATCTGATAACTAAAAGACGTGTTATCTGCAGAATAAAACTGGATATTCTGAAACACATGATTACTTCTCACATCATATTGTACATCAACATTTTTGATAACTTGATTATATAAGATAGCATTTTCTTTAGCTGACATACCATCAGTATTTTTATCTGTAAGTTCAATCATGATATCATTATTAACATTCACTCCAGCATTATCAAAAGTAACTGGCATTACTCCATCGTCATTGCTATATTCTTTTTTAGCTGATCTAAACAGATCAGTTGATTGTTTTAATGTATCATCAATATCAATCCAATTACCATCGATTTTCTTATGCACAGGTTCAAAAAATTGTTCTGTTACATACGAACCATTAGAAAGTTTATAAGTTTTAGAATACTCCGTTCTCTTCGCTATTATTTCCTTTTGTGATTCGAATGAGGACTTTTCTTGTTGAATCGTTGGTTCCTTTAAACCTTGTTCTGTATCAGCAGATTGTTCATCTCCATTATCTTTTGCAATGTCTGAATTAAGCTCTTTGTTATACATATCACCATACTGAGCTTTATCTTTAATCAAACCTCTTTCATGTGCAATAACTTCAGTTAAACCGCCACTTAAGTTAATGCACATTGAGCCTGCCAATAAGCATAACAAAAGACGTTTACTCTTTTTATAAAAATTATTAGCTTTCACTTAATTCACCCCCATTATAAACAGAATAATAAACATTATGATATTTATTATAAGTTTCTTGTACCTTGTTGATATTCTCTTCACACATCTCAGAGTACATCAGTTTCAGATCCTTTATCAATTGACATTGTAACTTCATCAATTCATTTGTAAAATCATCTTGACTATCTTTATTGCATCGGTATTGTGCATCAAGCATTTCAATAAAATTTTCAACCTCCTGATACCACTGTCCATCGCACTGTGAACTGTTATTTAAGATTTTCAATAATATAAGCATATTAGATACAGGTGTCTTCTCTTTGTTAAAAGAACTTTTATCCATACCCGTCATACTGTAATAACCATTGTCTTGTTTCGCTTGTGTTGTGTCATTCTGCAAATAAATCACTGTACCGAGACTACCAGTTGCAATAACAGCACTAAGTGCTATTGCTATAGCCTTGTTTTCTATTAGTTTTCTCACAAACTATCCCTCCTTAATATGAGATAAATTTCTCAATGTAAGCATCTTATATTTATTGAATAACTTCAATATTCTCTTACATAACAGGTTTAGATTTAACATGAGTGGTTAAAAAAAGACAGAGTTAAGTTACCCTGTCTATCTTAAAGCGAATAGTTGTGATAAACAAATTTTTATCCTCTACATACTTAGAATCTACACTACCTTCATATTTTTTTACTGCATCCCTAATATTATTTAATCCATACCCGTGATACTCCTTTGATTTCGTTGTAGTAAAATCGCCATCTATATGATTAATGAATGAACAACTATTGATAAATCGCATAATATAGTAGCTTCCCACCTGTTTAAAAGTAATTTCAATTATTTTTTCATCACATCTTATACAACTTTCAATTGCATTATCTAATATGTTTCCATAAATCGTACTTAAATCCACACTCTTGATTTTTTGCAGATTTAAATTTTGTATATTTAATTGAACGTCTATATCATATTCGTTAATCTTATCATGATACGCTTCTATCATTAAATCAAGAATCTGATTTCCTGTTATTAACATTGTATTCATAGAATGGTATTTAAGTAAATCCTCAAGATATTTCTTTGCCTGATCATATTCATTATGCTGTAGATATCCATTTAGCAAATGTAAATGTTTCTTATAATCATGACGGCTTTTCTTAGATTCCTTTACTTTATCTTGTGTCATTTCAAAATAAATTTGATTTACTTTAGCATTATGCTGAAGATGCTCATTTTCTAATATAAGTTTATTCTCTTCTAATTTTTGCTTGAAGATATTACAAACTGTTATATTAGCAACCAGCAATACCAATTCTGATATAAAAAGGAATATGTTACTTTTTACTGTCATTCCAAACGGAAAATGCATACTGATTATAATCATAACGGTAGATAGTGGAAGCATTAACAGCATTACTACATCTTTCACTAAAATCACATTTTCTACTTTTGCTTCCAAAATTGTAATTATGGTATTACTAAGTATAAACAATAAAATTGAACTTAACATGGTGGCAAAAAGCAACAATAGTGTATGATCCATTACATATGATATATCATAGAGATCTGGTATCAAAACCTGCATCATGGAAAAAGCTAGTTCTTCTACAGATACGGATAGGCAAAGAAACATGCTTATAAGAAAAAGTTTAAGACTTTTCTTTCCAGTAAACATACATGTTAATAAACAACCATACAAAATCATTGAAGAAATGAAATTATAGATTGGATGATTCATCTCCATAACTAAAAATTTTACAATTTCAATAACTATAATACTGAAAACGAATGTGCTTCTTCTTTTATTCACTTTTAATAATTGGCTACAAAAGAATATGAAAATCATTATCTCTGCCAGATTAGCACATAATCTTATAATTATTGTCATAATAAACTATCCAAATATTCATAGAACGCATCAATGAATTCATTATAATAAATCCTCGAAATATGCAATCTATCTCCGTTTTTCAACAATATTTCATTCATTTCCTTTTCATCTATCCTATCTACATTGGATAGATTAACAATTATACTTTTATTACATTTTTTGAATTTAAAATCGGATAGTTTTTGTTTCCATTCCTTTAATTGTATTCTCGTAGTTATTTTCTTACTTTTTAGATAAATGATGCTTCTTCGTTCAAAAGATTCAATATAGTATATTCCGTGTATATTAATGTGTCGCAATACATGATTCTCATCTTGTATTGTAATCTCATTTTTTCTTAAATTTATCAATACTCGCTGAAGTTCCTTTAACAGTTTGTCCTGTTGCAAAGGCTTTGTAAGAAATGCAAATCCTGTTGAACAAGCATCAGGCGCATATTCGATATTAGATGAATAATAAATTATATACGTATTACTCGATCTTTGTATGATCTCTTCTGCAATATCTAATCCAAGCTTATCCGGCATAACGATATCTAATATCACAATTTGATATTTCTCGATTTCTTCAAGCAGCTTATCTGCTTTAGAAAACTTCTCAATTTCCATATCTATCGAAATAATATTACCTATATTTTTCAACATTTTATAGGCTTTTTCTAGATCAGAGTTGCAATCATCACATATTGCTACTTTCAAAATAAAGGCCACCCCCCAATCTTTATGCTT
Coding sequences:
- a CDS encoding LysM peptidoglycan-binding domain-containing protein codes for the protein MKANNFYKKSKRLLLCLLAGSMCINLSGGLTEVIAHERGLIKDKAQYGDMYNKELNSDIAKDNGDEQSADTEQGLKEPTIQQEKSSFESQKEIIAKRTEYSKTYKLSNGSYVTEQFFEPVHKKIDGNWIDIDDTLKQSTDLFRSAKKEYSNDDGVMPVTFDNAGVNVNNDIMIELTDKNTDGMSAKENAILYNQVIKNVDVQYDVRSNHVFQNIQFYSADNTSFSYQIHTDLNVEKQEESIRFTNAEGNKDYTIKAPVLKDNSGNVSMKVSVNLENKGDGDYLVTYTADQEFMNDKERAYPVSLLSSVEDSKEQMVDSSYIRSGSPNITSMYEHLLVGYDKDGVVSGLGDPSIIAIARAFFTFPIPEIGDHKIITNAYLTLDKFSDYGDLEVNQIDVYDTNTKVDTNHVNWNNQPTNITKISSNTNLKGTSYKMFDITEAANKMYKGTATSIMLRAADESDSKYLLSFHSESTGYRPRVRVEYRDDYDVDPDTDIDNLEEYFRFYTKGFNNFMGISIDGRAKPYSDVNFDLYEQQGNDKEKKVNSSKTKSDAYYLDPIFVVKPLKDVQQYENDKANYTSDYFENAFFPKKDTLYNFHVYVTKDSEKSKELITDSFLFYEVKLGDNLQTISTHYGVSIEDILKDNNTSEKKIKEGDVLFIRYPHENPILSDELFTPPVKIKEYTSEYKYRGPECPYGCTVGDPINTTTGNFYHQSIDATVQDFEELNITRTFNSYGEKTSSIFGNGFSSNMEQYVSYTKDDNILYFAGDGKIFQFVKSKDGYKSDDFYSVKETDNGIEIFNSETKDTLYFNEYGILQQRKTLDGYKVLYNYDEYGKIKSIMLGEKEIAFEYYPKMNLVKTISLPDGTNVQYVYDSHRRLIEYTDTKGLNEKYNYDKKGRMTSIIDKNGNESAINTYDDKDRVIKQIDGNGNETSFVYGANKNTYTYADGTSETYTFDSEHRIIGIVNSDGIGKSYTYENGMIASETNALGQTAYFTYDKNKNLIKKTDFDGTTESYTYDSENRMISKTDKYGRTSSYQYDQKSNLIHVKNGDGTSITYTYDEKNHVIKEITETGAWKTYEYSDNQVSVETHSTGLIITYTYDAMGRMIHMDDNQGRSISYVYDKQGNVLEKTDVDGLTEKYLYDNEGHMTEFIDKIGGKTTYTYDKNGNQTVAQKGDMTATKIYNGKNRIIEEKNFDGSYHKYLYDSAGNKIEETDIYGNKTVYTYDALGNVLTETDVFGKINKNTYENGLLVKNEDKLGNVTTYKYDKFGQEVEKTLPNGKQETKEYVADKVVKATDQYGRVKITEYDTFGRISKETSETGIVTVYTYDDNNQVLIKTVDDERVNEYTYDVYGNQLTSKDALGNITSFTYDSMNRITQEIDPLGNKTVHIFNGLGNEIEVIDAKGNSEKHIYDINGLLIKDVDKNGYATTYKNKNGKRTSTTTADGIVTTFIYDKYNNLIDTKINNISIEKNTYNQYGQLVKIEKPSEQYTYEYDDYGRKIKEINNITTLTTEYTYDSFDNILEQKDSGGKKISYEYDEYNRMIKTIDAYGRTETQIYDINSNVIEVKNFSNETEKYSFDAYGNLITESDKFGNITTYSYDLNNNRITSKDARDVIITNKYDANGNVIETSNSFYDAKQKFTYDANENLILSIDFMGNETKNEYDANNQKVSVINANGQTTKTEYDVHGNVIKVINADGQSKQIKYNAFGQVIEEVDERGFSIKYHYNDKLLQDEITDKLGKTIKITYGNDNLPNKIKNQNGYTTVYEYDIYGNAVKETDPNGNIKETEYDLLGNVVKVTEPRKETINIYNSIGLIIETKVNGKTTLKNTLDDFNQIVETSNALNQTTKNTYDKYGNLVKTDNEGYITILSYDKVNREVKKVENDKKTTILKYDILDHMVSQEINDKEVICNNYDAVGNILYHKENGVESKYEYNDVNKVIAIQLRSLGDSEEYLTVYTMKYDETGNMIQQKDYYGNTTTLAYDANNNKISEVTARGNETKYEFDALGNMVKVQNPLNRVINYTYDGNNNLTQKRINDLVATYKYDSANNIVEESNEYGYTEMFEYDDFGNLTNYVKPDGTEITYEFDLLGNKLKEGSRTFSYDNHNNLVSASYNGKNLSFEYDEFNRMVTSTDAKGNSVSYGWDIYNNRTSITYPDKTKVSYTYNDFNKITKVKENDKEVASYTFDVRGNATSLKNKNTVKKYTYDEMNKVTSYDFTNNGKHFIKYEYSYDPDGNIIKEVIDGKENTYAFDEVGEIKTSNKFIDGKLIETKYGYDLYGNQTETSSDGKFKIYHYNERNQLTNIKTQDGLTDIYYNKNGNMKEILYAGGKKETLEYDEFDQLIKLSNSKDQSFEYEYDAQGDRTSYVKNINDPYDAEAWYKYLEETPYDEVKDLLEDKNSTDTFDALRYQAKYHADKNTCVGMEEMDENDRTSTYGNYVIDKSLKNSEILMSDSDVKHIYGMDERLFTECGDPKMSYETSVITYLNGLNNSVIGTNTLSISFGVKTNTENKLEYDDFGKTNDMKEGFGYNGEELDGNGLIYLRARYYNPELGRFIQIDRFRGKKEDIESQNRYIYTNNNPYKFIDKTGKSSDVFDPDFWMKVGEAVGAAAAVVTSWTPPGWLAWAVAGVSAVGAYIYYNRDSLRESYENGLRKKNEMIADTLINNETVTISGGSTSWAGSTTLRPTITMTREQYLKEVACQEVKDIYAKKLAQEAEAAQTENEIKKRIEDKLGELDKGSIDTTKNKQRKVTNKDKSGGMDKANKDFDDLDLDNVREYPNGTRVGEFPDGTEVNVRPNSSEGSPTVEVKKPNGKRIKYRYK
- a CDS encoding GHKL domain-containing protein, which produces MTIIIRLCANLAEIMIFIFFCSQLLKVNKRRSTFVFSIIVIEIVKFLVMEMNHPIYNFISSMILYGCLLTCMFTGKKSLKLFLISMFLCLSVSVEELAFSMMQVLIPDLYDISYVMDHTLLLLFATMLSSILLFILSNTIITILEAKVENVILVKDVVMLLMLPLSTVMIIISMHFPFGMTVKSNIFLFISELVLLVANITVCNIFKQKLEENKLILENEHLQHNAKVNQIYFEMTQDKVKESKKSRHDYKKHLHLLNGYLQHNEYDQAKKYLEDLLKYHSMNTMLITGNQILDLMIEAYHDKINEYDIDVQLNIQNLNLQKIKSVDLSTIYGNILDNAIESCIRCDEKIIEITFKQVGSYYIMRFINSCSFINHIDGDFTTTKSKEYHGYGLNNIRDAVKKYEGSVDSKYVEDKNLFITTIRFKIDRVT
- a CDS encoding response regulator transcription factor, which codes for MKVAICDDCNSDLEKAYKMLKNIGNIISIDMEIEKFSKADKLLEEIEKYQIVILDIVMPDKLGLDIAEEIIQRSSNTYIIYYSSNIEYAPDACSTGFAFLTKPLQQDKLLKELQRVLINLRKNEITIQDENHVLRHINIHGIYYIESFERRSIIYLKSKKITTRIQLKEWKQKLSDFKFKKCNKSIIVNLSNVDRIDEKEMNEILLKNGDRLHISRIYYNEFIDAFYEYLDSLL